The DNA window GGAAAAAGATTGGAGCAACATGTTTGTCACCCGTTTACTTGAAACCCACAAAGGCAACTGCCATTCCTTGCCAATACTCTACAAACAGATCTGCGAAGAAATAGGCGAACGTGCATGGCTGTCCTTTGCCCCCAACCATTTATATATCAAACTGCGAAACGAACAGTCAGGCTGGTACAACACTGAATTAACGACCGGTCATTTTCCGACCGATGCATGGCTGATGGCTTCCGGTTATGTACATATAGATGCCATTCGTAATGGGGTATATATGGATACCTTATCGCAAAAACAATCTATTGCCATGTGCCTGATCGATCTGGCAGAAGGCTTTCAAAAGAAGTTCGGCAATGATTTTAATCCGGGGTTTGTGCTGAACTGTTGCGAAACTGCCTTGAAATATTATCCGAACTATGTGAATGCACTTCTTTTGCAAGCCGAAACGCTGATGAAGGCATACCGGAAGCAACCGGACAAAAACTCATCCGAAAACAGGCAATTGCTTGCACGGCTCAATGGCATGTATAGCCGTATCCACAAACTCGGCTACCGTAAAATGCCGGACAAGATGTATCTGGAATGGCTCATGTCCTTGCAAGGGCAACGGGAATATCATAATCAGATTTTGATCGGAAATCCCGAATAAAATGTTCCCTGTTCGTCAGGGAAAACTGATCCCCTTGAGATTTTTTGATCAAAACAGGATAAAAGAAGTGATCAAAATTTGTAATTACCGGCATGAACACATCGCCGTTCCGCTTGGAAACAAATTTTTGGACAGCTTTTTTTTTGTTATTTTTGCACCAATATGCTGCTTACTTATTGTGTTCGTCTTTGATATCATTATATGTTGAATTTATGAAAAATAATTTTGCTTATTTATTGTTTCTGCTTCTGGTAACGGTATCCTGCAACCGTGATAAATTGTATATAGAAAACCTTCGGTGCGAATATTTGCAGGATCCCCTTTCCATTGAAAGCCAGGAACCATTATTAAGCTGGCAGCTAAAGTCAAAGCAAAACGGAAAGAAACAGACAGCTTACCGTATATTGGTGGCCAGTGAACCTTCATTACTCAAAGAGATGAAGGCAGATTACTGGGATTCCGGAATCGTTCCGTCATCCCGGTCCGTACAGGTGACATATAAAGGAAAGCCTCTTTCTTCAAGGCAACGGGTGTACTGGAAAGTAAAGGTCTGGGATGAGAATAACAGGGAAATTCCATGGAGTAAAACGGCAACATGGACTATGGGTTTATTAGACCCATCCGATTGGAAAGCCCGGTGGATTGCTTCAATGGAAGATACTTTACCGGATTCGACACTTACCTGGCCGGCGCCGTATTTTCGTAAAGAGTTTGCTGCAAAGCGGCCCATCAAACAGGCTAAAGCGTATGTTTGCGGGTTAGGATTTTATGAAATGTACCTGAACGGTGCGAAAGTCGGAGATCAGGTGTTGACGCCTGCGGTCACCAATTATGATAAACGTGAGATACAAAATATCCTGTATTTTTATGATGATCAGTCAACCCAGCGTGTTCTGTACAATACATTTGATGTGACGTCTTTACTGCAGAAAGGCGATAATACGGTAGGGGTTATTCTGGGCAACGGATGGTACAACCAGAGGGATCGTACCATTGAAGGCTGTATGTGGTATGATACGCCTCGTTTGTTACTTCAACTCGAAATAGAATACGATGATGGAAGCCGCGAAACCATACAGACAGATCCTTCATGGAAATGTACCACTGGACCTATATTACATGATGCCATTTTTACCGGGGAGATCTATGATGCACGCATGGAACTGGGTGAATGGAACAGGAACGGATATGATGATTCGGAATGGGAACAGGTTTTACCGGTGAGGGCGCCTACAGGTGTCCTGCGTTCGCAGCTTGCTCCTTTTGATAAAGTTACGCGTACCCTTACCCCTGATTTCAACGGAAAGAAAAACGATTCGACTTATCGGTTCACTCTTCCCGAAGTGATATCCGGATGGGCCGGAATAACCGTAAAGGGAAAAGCCGGAGATAAAGTAAAACTACGTTTTATCGGTGAAGAAGATGTTGATTTCGGGCAATTCGATACTTATATACTGAAAGGGGAAGGAACGGAACGTTGGGAGCCCCGCTTTACATGGCATGCATTCCGTTTTATAGAAGTGATCACCAAAGATGTGGAAATGAATGCCCAAAGCCTCGTGGTGAAGGTGGTAAATACCGATCCTGCCAAAGCCGGTACTTTTGAGTGTTCCAACGAAATATTCAATGCCGTGAATAAAGCATATATCCTTACCCAGGAAGGAAATTTCCACGGTAGCGTCAGCAGCGATTGTCCGCACCGGGAAAGACTAGCCTATACGGGCGACGGACAGGTAATTGTGGAAAGTTCGATACTTTCTT is part of the Bacteroidales bacterium genome and encodes:
- a CDS encoding glycoside hydrolase family 78 protein — translated: MKNNFAYLLFLLLVTVSCNRDKLYIENLRCEYLQDPLSIESQEPLLSWQLKSKQNGKKQTAYRILVASEPSLLKEMKADYWDSGIVPSSRSVQVTYKGKPLSSRQRVYWKVKVWDENNREIPWSKTATWTMGLLDPSDWKARWIASMEDTLPDSTLTWPAPYFRKEFAAKRPIKQAKAYVCGLGFYEMYLNGAKVGDQVLTPAVTNYDKREIQNILYFYDDQSTQRVLYNTFDVTSLLQKGDNTVGVILGNGWYNQRDRTIEGCMWYDTPRLLLQLEIEYDDGSRETIQTDPSWKCTTGPILHDAIFTGEIYDARMELGEWNRNGYDDSEWEQVLPVRAPTGVLRSQLAPFDKVTRTLTPDFNGKKNDSTYRFTLPEVISGWAGITVKGKAGDKVKLRFIGEEDVDFGQFDTYILKGEGTERWEPRFTWHAFRFIEVITKDVEMNAQSLVVKVVNTDPAKAGTFECSNEIFNAVNKAYILTQEGNFHGSVSSDCPHRERLAYTGDGQVIVESSILSFDMTQFYRKWFDDMDDARNKKTGYVPHTAPFGGGGGGPAWGSAYLIMPWAYFCYYGDTLLLKQHYHGMKQWVEYLKTRTDENGIVVREEPNGWCLGDWCTPDKVQIPEPLVNTAYYYHSTDLIAKIAAVLSEKEDHVYFTRLAAQIKSDFNRRFFNPETNHYWEGRQGADVFPLAFGMVPEENKEAVFNALLGHLKAIGDHFDTGILGTPLLLKVLTENGRMDIAYRIMNQQDAPGYSYLLDDKYSCLWERWNGRASRNHPMFGSVVAWFYNSLAGIRFDEENPGMKHMIIAPHPVDDLTFCKASYQSLYGTVRSEWEQTPDKFELTVEIPANNTATIHMPDKFKGDTEIIEVSSGTYRFSVKKAY